From Micromonospora echinaurantiaca:
GTCCCCGTGCAGCGAGCGGGCCTCGATCCGGATCATCCCGTGGCTGGAGTCTTCGCGCTCGACCACGTTCGCCTCGGCGATCGGCTTCGTGAAGCTCGGCCAGCCGGAGTTGCTGTCGTACTTGTCGACCGATGCGAACAGCGGCTCGCCGGACACGACGTCGACGTAGATGCCGGGCTCGTGGTTGTCCCAGTAGGCGTTGGCGAACGGACGCTCGGTGCCGTCCTGCTGGGTCACGCGGTACTGCTCCGGGTCGAGCCGCGAAACGGCTTCCTGGTTCTTGCGGTACTGGGTCTGCTCAGACACAGCTCTCCCTTCACGGCCTTTCGACGCGAAGCTGCGGAACCAGGCGAAGCGCGCCTGGACGCGCACATACAGGCGTCCTCCGGGTCGGTAGTATTCCCGCAGCCTCACCTTGGACGGACTATACAGTCCAGATGGGTTGGCCCGAAATGTCGGACGATTGCCCTCCTTTCCTGGCTTCAACTGTGGATACGTACGGCAACAGTAGCGCCCGCTTGATCCAATAGTGGACTTGACAGACCAGTTTTGTCGCGACTAGGTTCGGGGCGTGCCGCCGACTGGGTGCCTCGGCTAGGGAGGAGCTGTCCGACTTGCCCGCCGGCGCCGAGGTCGACGGACGTCTCGCCACTCCCGGCGACACCCTCGCGCCCCAACCGCCACCGATCAACGGGGTGAGGCGCCGAGGCCTGGGGCGCAAATGCTAGGGAAACGGAAATTTGCTCCTCGTGACAGCGCAGGCGAGGACCGGATACAAGGAGGTGCCGGATGAAGGCGATTGTGGTGACAGACGAGGCCGCGGGAACGGCCGGGATGGCGCTGGTGGAGCGGCCTGAGCCGGAACCGGCGATCAACGACGTCGTCGTTCAGGTCCACGCGTCGGGATTCGTCCCGACTGAGACGGCGTGGCCCTCGACCTGGACCGATCGCCTCGGCCGTGACCGGACGCCGTCGATTCCCGGGCACGAGCTGGCCGGAGTGGTCACCGCTCTCGGATATGGCACGACGGGACTGTCGGTGGGGCAGCGGGTGTTCGGCCTCACGGACTGGACCCGCGACGGCACCCTGGCGGAGTATGTGGCCGTCGAGGCGCGCAACCTCGCGCCGCTGCCCGGCGACGTCGACTTCACGGTGGGCGCGAGCCTGCCGATCTCCGGCCTGACCGCCTGGCAGGGACTGTTCGAGCACGGCCGCCTTCAGGCGGGGCAGAGCGTCCTCGTGCACGGAGCGGCCGGCGCAGTCGGTTCGACGGTGACGCAGCTCGCACGTGAGTTCGGCGCCTACGTCGTCGGCACCGGGCGCGCTGCCGACCGTCAGAAGGCGCTCGACTTCGGCGCGCAGGAGTTCGTCGACCTCGACAACGACGTCCTCGAAGCCGTCGGTGGAGTCGACCTGGTCTTCGATGTCATCGGCGGCGACATCGGGAAGCGATCCGCGGGCCTGATTCGAGCCGGAGGAACCCTGGTGTCCGTCGTCGGGCCGCCCGAGGCGCGGCCCGCGGGCGGCCTGGCGATCGATTTCGTCGTGACGCCCGATCGCGCCCAACTGAATGAAATCGTCCGGCGGGTGCGGGACGGGCGACTGCGGACGAACATCGGCAACGTCGCGACCCTCGACGACGCCGTCGCCGCTCTCAATCCGACCGAGCGGATCACCGGGAAGACGATCATCCGCGCTCGTCCGTAAGGAATCGGGGACAGCGAACGGGGTGCCCTTCCTGCCGTCGGGCAAGTCGAGCTGGATGACCGGCGCCATCGCCGACGCCATGGCCGGCGGCAACTGACCCTCGGGGACGGAGCACCGGGGTCACTGCGGCGGGGCTGCGGACGCACCCGTACGCGTCCGCAGCCCGCAGCCCGCAGCCACCGGGGAACCACCCGCAACCGCGGCGAGACCGTGGCTCGGCCGGCCCGAGAGCCCGGCGGACACGTACTCTGGCAGCATCCGCAGGTCGGTCACCTCGAGGAGCTCGTCGCCCGCGGCATCGGCGGCTCGGTCCATCGGCCAAGTTCACCCTCCCGGCGACCAGTGCGGCCCGTTCGGCGCGTCCTCGACGACGCCCCCGGCCGCCGCCAGCCCGTTCAGCAGAGAGTCGACCGTCGCGTGGTCCTTGCGCCCTGGCCAACTGGCGCTGCTCCAGCGTGACGTCGACGAGCTTGCCGAGCGCATCCCGGGCCTCGTCGCCTGCGCCCACCTAGCCTTCACACGATGTCCCCCGGCCGTTGGGGACGCCTGAACCCTTCCTCAGCGATCGGCGCGTGTTCAGACGCGACGCGCGTGTTCAATGCTCATGCCCGGCTGCGCGCGACGGAGGGAATGCCGGGTCTAGAACGTCGGCATATTCCGGATGAGCATCGACGAATGCTGTCGCGAACGGACACGTCACGGTAGCGGTCTTCCCTTGCAGGCGCAGCTCGTCGAGGACGCCGCCGATGAGCCTGGCGGCGACTCCCTTCCCCCGGAACTCGGGGAGCACGGATGTCGCCAACAGGATGACGCGGCTGCCGACCTCGTTGTAGACGAGCCCAGCGGCTGTCCGGTCCCCAATCGTGGCCTCGTAGATGCCGCGCGCGCTGTTGTTGGTGATGACGAGGTCTTCCGCGTCGGGCGCGGTGGCTCCCGACAGGTTCGAGCCACCCGAATCCTGTTCGGCACTGGTCAACGTGATCATGTCCTCGGCGGTGTTCGCCATGTTGTCTCCTGAATCTCGCGTCGGGTCAGCGACCTGGGGTGTGCCCAGTCAGGTCGGATGAAGTGGCAGGAGGATCCCGCCTCGGGCTATCGGTTGGTCGACGTCGGAGACGTTGGCATCATCTGGTTCGCCCCCATTTGCCGGAATCTCGGTGTTCACGCGTTGGGCACCGGAAGGCTGACGACGAGCGATCCACGCAGGTCGACCAGGGCCCGGCCGGTCGTGCGCACCAGGCGCATGACGACGTCCTCGCAGCCGGGACATCGGGCGACGAGGCCGGGCGCTCGGTCGAACACGCGCATCGCGGCCAGCGGACGGGTCATCCGGCAGCCGGCGCAGGTGAGCTCGGCAACGGTGAGGTCGGTCCCGATGATCTCGCCGAGCGGTCCGGCAAGGGCGTTACCGTCCACCCAGGGTGCGTCGTCTGCTCCGATGTTGGTGGTCGACATGGTCATCCTCCGGTGGGTCCGAAGCGTTCGGTGCGGATGTTCGCGGGGTCGTGGCCGATGTCGACGAGAAGGTCGGCCACGGTCTCGACGAATCCGGTGGGCCCGCAGACGAACGCCACAGTGTCGGCATCACGGGGCCAGGCGACGCGGGCGAGGGCGTCCGCGTCCAGTCGTCGGGGTGGGACCGGCCAGCCGTGGGGCGCGACCCTGGTATAGACGTGAGTGACGGTGACGCGACCATCGCCTGCGGCCGCCACAGCTGCAAGATCCGCCGTGAACAGCGCATCCGACGGGGATCGGGTCGAGTAGAGCAGTCTGGTGGGATTCGTCGCCGCACGCACCATCGACATCAGAGGCGCCACGCCGGACCCGCCGCCGATCAGCAACGCCGGGCGCGGATCGGCGGTTCGGCGTACGAACCAGCCGCCGAGCGGCCCACGGATCTCGAGCTGGTCACCCAGCTCGGCAACGTCGACGAGGTACGGCGAGACCTCACCGTCGGTCACCGCCTGGACAGTCACCTCGAGCCGGTCGGGCCTCGGGGCGGACGAGATCGAGTAGCTGCGGTACGCCGTGTAGCCGTCGGGAGCCGTCAATCGGACGTCGACGTGCTGGCCCGGCACGTGGCCCGTCCAGCCGTCGACGTCGAGGACCAAGGTCCGCGCCGTCGCAGTCTCCGCCCGGGTGGCCGCGACGGTCGCCGGCTGCCAGGTCAGTCTGCCTGGTACCGCTGCTCGCGCCATGGGTCGCCGTAGTTGTGGTAGCCGGCCGTCTCCCAGAACCCAGGCTCGTCGTCGAGACGCAGTTCCAGAGCGCGCAGCCATTTCGCGCTCTTCCAGAAGTACAGGTGAGGAACGAGGAGACGAGCTGGCCCGCCGTGCACCGGAACCAGTGGCTCGCCGTCGAACTCGTACGCCACCCAGGCCTGACCGTCGAGAAGGTCCTCAAGCGGGATGTTGGTGGTGTAGCCGCCATAGGAGTGGGCGACGACGTACTCGGCCGCAGTCTCGGCGTCGGCCAGCAACGTGTCTACGGAGACCCCTCGCCAGCGCGTGCCGAACTTCGACCAGTGCGTGACGCAATGGATGTCAACGGTCGGCTCGTCGGCAGGAAGGGCGGTGAACTCCGCCCATGACCACGTGCTCCGCTCGCCGGTCTCGGTGACCACCGCGAGCTCCCACTGGTCGAGCCCGATGCGCGGTGTCGGTCCCGCCGACAGCACCGGGAAGTCGTCCGTGCGGTACTGGCCGGGTGGGAGATCGGTGTCGTCGCGTCTGCGGCCGCCGAAACCGCGTGTGATCACTGCCATGTGCCCCTCCCCAAGTAGCGGCCGGACGGCCGCGATCCCGCTGCCATCCGTGCTTCCACTCGGCCCGTGGATGTCGATCTGGTACCCGCCCATGGCGTCATCGTCAGCGAGCGCCCCGGTGATGAGATTCTCCTCGGTGGGGACGTGGTCGCCCGCACTCCGGCGTAAGTTAACTGGACCATCGAGTCCAGAATAAGCTGGCGTGGCGCCTGACGGCAAACCTCGCTGGCCGTCGGTGGTGTGGATCAGCAGCAGCGCGCCCGGCGGTCGTGGCGGTGCGTCCTTATCTGGCGGACGCCTCCACGGTGGGAACCCATGGACGGCATCGTCCATACATTCCCCGGCCAACCCAGGTGACGCTGCACCAGACCGCATCCACAACTGCCGTTGCAGTAGCAAGCCGGTTGATCAGACAAACCCTGCGGTACAGGTGCTGTTGGCGTCTTGCTGTACGTGCCAAGGCCGCCAGTTCGATCAAAGTCTCGGCCAGGTCGTCCCGGCGGTGGGCGGAGTGTTGGCTGCGCCAGCCGCGATGTGCTCTCCGGCCTCATACAGCGCGACGTACAGATCTTCGGCGGGTGCGCGGTCGATCCGCAGAACGATGTCATCCCGCATGCGCAGACCCTAATCGCACCCTGGCGCGGCACCGGCCGGTCCAGGTCGGGATGCGCGGATCCGCCGCCGAGGGGGCGTCAGGGGCCGCACCTGCGAGACCGACGAGTCAGCCCGCCGCTCGTGCCGATGTGCGGACGTGCTCACGGTGCCCTGACTACTTGCGGTGATCACCAAGTCGGGTGTCGAGGCGAGCACTGGCGCGTGGAAGGAGCCAGCACACCGTCGCCCGGTCGGGGTGGCGTCTACTCACGCCCGGGGGCCGGGGGCCGGGGGCCGGGGGCCGGGGGCCGGGGGCGCGGTAGCGTGCGCCGGTGGATTGGGACTCCTTCGAGGCGGCATGGCACGACAGCGGATGCCAGACCCTGGCCGACATCGCCGCAGCGCATCCGGACGAGCAGCTGTACGCCGCAGCCTTCCACCTCTTCTACAGTGATGGCATCCAGATCCTTCCACCGGCCCTTGCCGCTAACACCGAGGCGGCGGTGCACCAGACCGACGGGCAATCGACGCGGTTTGCCGCACCGGAATGGCGGTGGGATGTCCTGGAGGCCGCGAGCGACGCGATGCGGCCGTGGTACCACCGCCTCAGCGAGGAGTTCCTCGCGCCCGCCACCACTGATGCCGAACGGGACGCGGCGTTGGACGCGCTGGATACGGCACACGACGGCGCGATGGCCAGGGTCTGCAAGGCGATGACCGAGACTGCTCGTCGGGGCGGCATCCACGACTCGCTTCCGACCAATTTCGTCGTCGTCATCCTCGAGGGTCAACGGGGGGACGAGGAGGCCGACCTGATCCGCGCGAGCGTCGACCCACAGGTCCTCGTGACCGTCCCGGAACTGGCCGATTACCTGCGAGAGTTCCAGTAGGCGTGACCTCCAGCAGGCTTGACTGATTCGTCCACTCAATGCACTCTTCTGCCGCTGGTCGACCGCCACTGCCGCTACCGATGCGGACGTAGCCGCCGCATGAGGACCACGTACTGAAGCCCGAGGGCACGCGTTGACCAACGGACAGGTGATTGACGTGGCCGGACGAGCCGATTCAGGCGCGCCGTCGTTGGTCGATCGTGCATCACCCCGATGCCTGGCCGGTCACGATGGCCGGGAACTCGTCACCGGCGTTGAGTCTGGTCACGAGGTGCAGGACGGCTTGGGGTCCGCCGTTCGCCTCGATCCACCGGTCTACCGCGCAGGCGGCTCGGGCGGAGGTCCGCCCGTCGGCGTTGGCGGTGGCGAGCCATTGGGGGAGCGTCTGGGGCAGGGCGCCGCCCGGCTCAGCCCTCCGTGGGACAGGCCAGAATGCGCGGCGAGCTTTCGCGCCCGCCGTAGAAGGTACGGATGCGCTGATCCGCCGCGGCCACCATGTCGACAACCTGCTGCCGCTGTAGTGCTGCCAACCTTGCCGTGCCGGGTGGGGCGCCAAGTCTTTCTCATCAGGTCATTCCTGCTTTCAGGCATCGCGCCGGATGAACATCACTGCCGCCAGGGCAAGGGTGAGCGCGACGCAGGGCGTCATCAGAACTCCCCCTTGTAGTGCCGTCAGTGTGGCGTCGTACGAGGAGGCGGTCTGGTACATCTGCCTTCCGGCCCGGTCCGGCAGATATCCGGCCACCGTGGTGACCCTGGTCAGGAGGGGCGAGGCGACGTAGACCAGGCCAAGCATGATCACCAGCGCGGCCAGGACGTCCCGGGTCAACAGGGCGACGGCATAGGCGAGCACGCTGATCAGCAGCAGGTACGCCACCGCTCCGAGCAGCGCGCCGAAGGACGGCCTCCGTTCACTCACGATGGCCAGCGCGGCGACGGCGAGCACGGCCGTCACCGCGGCGGTCATCAGATGCGCGACGGTCTTTCCAACCGCCAGTAGTGGCCGGTCGGGCACACTCGTCAGGGTGGTGTGGATCTGACGCCCGCTGCACTCCGTCGCCGCCGCGAGCACGCCGAGAAGGATCAAACCAACCTGTCCGTACTCGATGGCCTGGATCCCCACGTCGGTGGCGGCGGAAGCCGCGGCATCGCCCGGCGGCTCGGGTGCGGCCGCGTGAAGGACGAGGGCCAGCCCCGGCACGCCGAGTAGTGTTGCGCCGACGGTGGCGGCGACGTCCGGAAGAGTGCGCAGTTTGATCAGCTCAGCGGCGGCGACGTCGGTGAACCTGCTGTCCATCGCTGTCCTCCGCTCAGGCGTCGCGTCGAGCGAACACAACAGTCGCGACGACCAGCATCACGACGGTCCAGGCGGCCATGACAAGACGCCCGGCGATCGGGCCGAGCATGTCCTCCGCCGGATAGTTGGCGCTGACCATCTGCGCTCCCGCGACATCGGGCAGGTACCTGGCCAGCCCTGTGACGCGGGTCAGCAGCAGCGAGACGGAGACGAGGGAGGCGTTGGCGATGAGGAGAGCCAGCGGAATGACGCCGCTCCGGGTGAGGACGGTGACGGCGCAGGCGAGCAGCGCAGTGAGCACCAGGTAGACGACGGATCCGACGGCCCGCCAACCGATCCTGTCGACGAGGTCACCCAGCGGGTGCCCGTATTCGCCGAGCAGCGTGTGAGACACCATGATCGCCCCGGGCACGGTGAAAGCGGCGAGCGCGCCGGTCGTCACCGTCACCACGGTGACCTTCGCGGCGAGCAGGGCCGAGCGCCGGGGCGTACTTGTCAAGGTGGTGGATATCTGTCGGCCACCGCCGGCGTCGTCGCGGTTGGACGTGTACTCACTGCTGATGATGACGACGCCGAGCACGATCGCACCCACGGCCCCCACCGGAAGCAGATCGAGCCCCGCGCCGGCCGTGGTCTGGTCGGTGAACCTCGCGGTGTCGCCGCGCTTCAGCGCGGCCCGCATCGAGATGGCCGATAGGGCCGCGAAACCGAGCGTACCCAGCACGCTGATGGCAATGGCGACGAGCGCCGCCGGCAGCCCGAGCAACTTTCTGAACTCGGCGGTGACCATGTCGCTCACGCTCTGCCCCCGTCCCTCGGGTAGTCGACGGGGCGCCCGCCGGTGGGATCGGTGAGGGCGAAGAACGCGTCCTCCGAGGAGTACCCGGCGGTGACCGCGGCAAGCGGTCCGTGGCTGACAACCCGTCCGCCGCTGATCACAACGAGGTCGTCGGCGATGTCGGCCATCTCGGCCATGAGGTGACTTGAGAGCAGCACGGTGCGTCCCGTGGCGGCGAACTCGGTGAGGAGCCGGCGGATGCCGCCCGGGTCGAGACCGTTGACCGGTTCATCGAGGATCAGCAGTTCGGGGTCGCCGAGCAATGCCGTCGCCAGGCCCAGGCGCCGCCCCATGCCGAGCGAGTACCTCCCGACGCGTCTGCCGGCGGCGTCACTCAGCCCGACGATCTCCAGTACCTCATCTACCCGGTCCTTCCGGATGCCGTTGCTTCGCGCCACCCAGCGGAGGTGAGCGTGGGCGGTCCTGGACGGGTGCGCGCCAGTACCGTCGAGCAGGGATCCGACGGTACGCAACGGATGGCGCAGCGTACGGTAGGGCACACCTGCGATGAGCGCCGAGCCGGCGTCGGCCGAGTCCAAGCCGAGCAGCACCCGCAGGGTCGAGGACTTCCCGGCGCCGTTCGGACCGAGGAACCCGGTTATCCGGCCTCGCGGCCAGCCCGGCACCCGGCGGAACCCGGTCGCAGCCGCTCACCGTCAGGGTCACCGCGATCCCGGCATGCTCGACGCGTTCGACAAGTCCCGGCAGGTCGTTGATGCCCGGCTGCGGGCCGCGCGCCGCGCCTTCACCGGGGTCGCGGACTGCCGCCAACGCCGCACGCAGCTCATCCAGCGCCTCGCGGCTCGTCGTCTCGATCTGCGCGAGCTTCGCCCTGAGCCGTCCGGCGTCGTCGCCGCCGAGCTGACGCGCGACACCGGAGACGACCGAGATCGTGCCCAACGAGTGCGACACGATGTCGTGCACCTCCCGAGCGACCCGAAGCCGCTCCGCCGTGACCGCGCGCTCCTGCTCGGCCCGCAACGCGTGCTCGGCTTCCCGTCGTTGCCGCCTCATCGCGCTGCCCAACGTCCACGTCCCGGCCAGCACCAGCAGACTCACCATCACATACCGGACGGCCTCCTCAGCCCCGGCCGGTCCGCCAACCGCGACCAGGGCGATCAGCAGCCCCATCGTCACCGAGATGGCCGGGAGCAGCCTGGTACTGCCCCGCGAAACCGCGACCGGAAACAGGGTCTACGCGGCGGCCACGGACGGATCATGGGTCATGCCCAACACGGCGCCGGCGAGAGTCACTCCAGCGACGAGGCAGAACGCCACGACGGACCAGCGCGACCGGAGCAGCATCCCCACGATCAACAGGACGATGGCCCACACATGCGCGGAGCGCGACCAGCCGGGACGGCCGACCAGCGGCAGCCAGAAAACCAGAACGCAGAGCAGCGCGGCACCCAGGCCCAGACCGATCGACTCCAACAACGACAGGACCTGACGCGGCCGAGCCATGTCTGAACAGTACCCGGAGGGCCTCCGTCGCAGGTATCGGCGACGGGATGGCCAGGCCGAAGGGGCCGCCTGCGTTCGAGTCGCGGGTGGCGTCCCGCACCCGGTCTCGCGGAGCCCCGGGTCGGGCAGCAGCCACACCGTCAACCATCGTCGGCGAGTGGCTCGGGCGACCGCTTGCCGGACGCGTAACACAGTGGTTACGCTTTCCCGGTGGACGAGGTGGCGGCGGCGATAGCCGACCCGGTGCGGCGAGACATCCTGGTGATGCTGCGCGAGCAGCGGCTCCCCGCGGGGGAGATCGCCGACCGGTTCACCATCAGCCGGCCTGCCGTCAGCCGACACCTGCGGGTGCTCCGGGAGAGCGGCCTGGTCCGCGACACGCTCGTCGGCCGCCAACGCTTCTACGAGCTGGACGCGTCGCGGTTCGCCGACTTGATCGAGTGGCTCGACCAGTTCGCCCGGTCCGCCGGCTGGGAGCGTCGCCTCGACGCGCTGGAGACCGAGGTCTATCGCACCCGTCGCGAACGCCGCCGGCGCGGCACGACGGATCAACGACAGGAGAAAACGGCATGAGCAATCCGCCCACCGGCCGCCTCTTCCCGATGGCCGACGGCCACGATCTCGTCCTCAACCGCACGTTCCGGGCACCCATCGAGGACGTGTGGGCCAGCGTGACCGAATCCGACCGCACCGCCCGATGGTTCGGAGCGTGGGAAGGCGACGCCGCCCCCGGTCGCACGATCAAGATGCAGATGGCCTACGAGGATCAGGCGCCGTGGTTCGACGTGCGGATCGACGCATGCGACCCGCCGCGGCGACTGGCCCTGTCGACGACCGACGAGTCCGGCAACTGGCGGATCGAGCTACTGCTGTCGCACACCGATGGTCAGACCGAGCTCCGGCTCGTGCACCACCTCGACACCATCGACGAGATCGGCGAGATGGGCCCCGGCTGGGAGTACTACCTGGACATGCTGGTGGCAGCGCGGGACGGCTTGTCCACGCCCAGGTTCGACGATTACTACCCGGCGATGAAGCCTTACTACGAGTCGCTGCCCAACCGGACCGACCCGACGTGACCTGCAGGGCTGCCTGGAAATCTTCCACAGCCGACCGTGCGTGCGGGTTGGTCAGCGCGCCAGTCCGTGGCCGCGCGGCTGACCTGTCGCGGTCAGGTATGGCGACGGATGCGGTTACTGATAGCCCCGGTCATACGGTCCTCGTGACGATCGATGAACCGTCGCAGAGGAGATCCGTCATGAGCAACAGTCGCACCGTCGTCCTGCCGGCCAGCCGCCGGTCGGTCGCCGTCGCCCTCTGGGTGGCGCAGGCCGTTCTCGCGCTCCAGCTTGCCGCCGGCGGGGTTCTGAAGCTGATCGGCGACGCCGCCATGGTCGACCTGTTCGACGAGATCGGCGCCGGTCAGTGGTTCCGCTACGCGGTCGGCCTGGTCGAGCTGGCCGGCGCGGTCGGCCTGCTGATTCCTCGGTTGTGCGGGCTCGCCGCGCTCGGCGTGGCCGCGCTGCTGGTCGGCGCGACCGTCACCAACGTCGCGATCGGCGTCGCGCCCTGGCTGCCGCTCGTCCTGCTGCTGGTGGCGGCCACCGTCGCGTACGTACGCCGGTCCGAGATCCGGGGGCGGCGATGAGCGCCGATCGGGACCAGGCCCTCGGCAGTCTGGCTGTCCTGGTCGGCACCTGGCGGGTGTCCGGAACGGACGGCGGGGAACAGGGCAGCGTCACCTACCGGTGGATGGAGGGCGGCCGCTTCCTGATCCAGGAGGTCGACCTCGCCGCCGAGGGCGACGGCGCCAAAGGTGTCGAGTACATCGGCTTCGACACCGACACCGGCACGTTGCGGTCGCACTTCTTCGGTCAGTCCGGCGAGATCCTCCAGTACACATACGAGGTGGCCGGCGACACGCTCACGATCTGGTTCGGCGACCGCGGCTCGCCGGCCAAGTTCGAAGGCAGGTTCAACGCCGACTTCACGGCCAACACCGGCCGCTGGGTCTGGCCGGGCGGCGGGTACGCGTCGACGATGGTCAAGGTGTAGCGCGCGCAGCCAGGTCCGCCAGCTCGGTGCGCTTGGTGACGCCGAGCTTCGGGTAGGCGCGGTAGAGGTGGTAGCCGATGGTGCGCGGGCTGAGGAACAGCCGGGCGGCGATGTCCCGGTTGCTCAGGCCGGCCGCGGCCAGCAGCACCACCTGGCGTTCCTGCGGGGTCAGCCGGGCCAGCGGATCGCGGTCGTGCGGCCGGGCCACCGGTCGGTCGCCGAGCGCGGTCAGTTCGGAGCGTGCCCGGGCCGCCCACACCTGCGCACCCAGCGACTCGAAGCCGGACAGGGCGCCGGCCAGGTGGGTGTGCGCTTCGGTCCGGCGGCGCTGCCGGCGCAGCCACTCGCCGAAGAGCAGCGCGGTGCGCGCATGGTCGTACGGCCGCCCGGCGTCGGACAACAGCGCGAGTGCGGCCTCGTAGTGGGCCTCGGCCTCGCCGCCGACCGCGCGCAGGGCATCGCAGCGCCGCACCAGCGCGGCCGCGTGCGGCTGACCGACGTGCTCGGCCCAGTCGCGCAGCCCAGGCAGGAAGCGGGCCGCGCGTGCGGAATCCCCGCCGCGTACAGCCGCCTCGACCTGGTCCGGGACCGCCCGCAGCGGAAAGTCGTGTCGGGCCGGACCGGCGCACACCGCGTCGAGCTGCCGGGATGCCGCGTCGAGGCGGCCACGACCGAGGTCGAGCAGCCCCAGCGCCCAGGTGGCGAGGGCGGCGTTGGTGGGATGCCGGGACGCGGCGCGCAGCGTCCGGCCCGCCATCGCCTCGCACGCGACCGCGTCCCCGGCGATCGCGGCCAACCAGGCCGGGATGGCGGTGAGGATGGTGGTCTGCGTGTCCTGGCCAAGGTCGGTCGACACGTCGAGCGCCTCGGCCACGACAGTCTCGGCGTCGCGGAACCGGCCGCGCAGCAGCAGCGATACCGCCAACGGCTCCTGGGCGTACGGTAGCCAGCCCAACGCGCCCTGCCGGCGCGTGTCGGCGGCGAGGGCCTCCAACTCCTCGGTCGCGGCCTCGTCGTCCCCGACGATCAGTGCCAGGTACCCGGCGAGCACCCGTTCCACGAACCCGGTGACCTGACCGCACCGCACGGCGGTCACCATGGCGCGCATCCCGGCGACGGCTTCCTTCGTGCTGCCGTCGAGGAGATTCCGGAGTCCGATCATCCCGGCGACCACCGGCCGCAGCGGGGAGCCGGTCTCCAGCGCCACGGTGCCCAGCAGGTCCGCCGACTCGCGGATCACGTCGGGCGCGCAGGCATCCTTGGCGCACCCGACGGCGTCCGTGAGGATCGACACCGCCTGCTCCGGGTGGGAGGCGACGATGGGCGCGGCGCCCCGCACCATCAGCGCCGCCGCTGCAGTGGGGGAGTCGCGCTCGTAGGCGACCTGAGCCTGGATCCAGGCCGCCTCCGCGCGGGTCGACCGGTCGGTAGCGAGGTCGACGCCGGCCGCCGAGAATACGGCCGCCCGGTCTAGCCAGCCGGCGTCGTACGCCGCGCGGGCCGCGCCGACCAGCCGCCGGGCCTTGCGGCCCGGGTCGCTGCTGAGGGTGGCCGCGCGGTCCAGCGCGGCCGCCACGGCCGCCGATCCGCCCCGCTGGGCGGCCCGCCGCGCCACGCCTTCGAGTTCGGCGGCCACCGCCTCGTCGGGCCCGGTGGTCGCGGCGGCCCGGTGCCAGGCGCGGCGGTCGGCGGACGCGTCACCGTCCAGCGTCTCGGCCAGGGCCCGGTGCGCGGCGACGAGCCAGCCGCGGGCCGCGCCCCGGTAGGCCGCGGACCGGATGAGCGGATGCCGGAAGCTGATCGACTCAGCGGTCAACTGGACCAGCCGGGCCGACTCGGCCGGCTCGAGGTCGGCCGCGGACAGGCCGAGCCGTTCGCCCGCCCGCACCGCCACGGCGAGCTCGGCCGTGTCGTCCGCGGCCGCCAGCACCAGCAGCCGCTGCGTCGCCTCCGGGAGATCGCCGATGCGGGACCGGAACGCCTCCTGCACCTGTTCGGTCACCGGCAACGGTTCGACCGGC
This genomic window contains:
- a CDS encoding NADP-dependent oxidoreductase gives rise to the protein MKAIVVTDEAAGTAGMALVERPEPEPAINDVVVQVHASGFVPTETAWPSTWTDRLGRDRTPSIPGHELAGVVTALGYGTTGLSVGQRVFGLTDWTRDGTLAEYVAVEARNLAPLPGDVDFTVGASLPISGLTAWQGLFEHGRLQAGQSVLVHGAAGAVGSTVTQLAREFGAYVVGTGRAADRQKALDFGAQEFVDLDNDVLEAVGGVDLVFDVIGGDIGKRSAGLIRAGGTLVSVVGPPEARPAGGLAIDFVVTPDRAQLNEIVRRVRDGRLRTNIGNVATLDDAVAALNPTERITGKTIIRARP
- a CDS encoding DUF6510 family protein, whose product is MSTTNIGADDAPWVDGNALAGPLGEIIGTDLTVAELTCAGCRMTRPLAAMRVFDRAPGLVARCPGCEDVVMRLVRTTGRALVDLRGSLVVSLPVPNA
- a CDS encoding sulfite oxidase-like oxidoreductase; this encodes MAVITRGFGGRRRDDTDLPPGQYRTDDFPVLSAGPTPRIGLDQWELAVVTETGERSTWSWAEFTALPADEPTVDIHCVTHWSKFGTRWRGVSVDTLLADAETAAEYVVAHSYGGYTTNIPLEDLLDGQAWVAYEFDGEPLVPVHGGPARLLVPHLYFWKSAKWLRALELRLDDEPGFWETAGYHNYGDPWREQRYQAD
- a CDS encoding ABC transporter ATP-binding protein yields the protein MPGWPRGRITGFLGPNGAGKSSTLRVLLGLDSADAGSALIAGVPYRTLRHPLRTVGSLLDGTGAHPSRTAHAHLRWVARSNGIRKDRVDEVLEIVGLSDAAGRRVGRYSLGMGRRLGLATALLGDPELLILDEPVNGLDPGGIRRLLTEFAATGRTVLLSSHLMAEMADIADDLVVISGGRVVSHGPLAAVTAGYSSEDAFFALTDPTGGRPVDYPRDGGRA
- a CDS encoding ABC transporter permease translates to MSDMVTAEFRKLLGLPAALVAIAISVLGTLGFAALSAISMRAALKRGDTARFTDQTTAGAGLDLLPVGAVGAIVLGVVIISSEYTSNRDDAGGGRQISTTLTSTPRRSALLAAKVTVVTVTTGALAAFTVPGAIMVSHTLLGEYGHPLGDLVDRIGWRAVGSVVYLVLTALLACAVTVLTRSGVIPLALLIANASLVSVSLLLTRVTGLARYLPDVAGAQMVSANYPAEDMLGPIAGRLVMAAWTVVMLVVATVVFARRDA
- a CDS encoding metalloregulator ArsR/SmtB family transcription factor: MDEVAAAIADPVRRDILVMLREQRLPAGEIADRFTISRPAVSRHLRVLRESGLVRDTLVGRQRFYELDASRFADLIEWLDQFARSAGWERRLDALETEVYRTRRERRRRGTTDQRQEKTA
- a CDS encoding FAD-binding oxidoreductase gives rise to the protein MARAAVPGRLTWQPATVAATRAETATARTLVLDVDGWTGHVPGQHVDVRLTAPDGYTAYRSYSISSAPRPDRLEVTVQAVTDGEVSPYLVDVAELGDQLEIRGPLGGWFVRRTADPRPALLIGGGSGVAPLMSMVRAATNPTRLLYSTRSPSDALFTADLAAVAAAGDGRVTVTHVYTRVAPHGWPVPPRRLDADALARVAWPRDADTVAFVCGPTGFVETVADLLVDIGHDPANIRTERFGPTGG
- a CDS encoding SRPBCC family protein, which gives rise to MSNPPTGRLFPMADGHDLVLNRTFRAPIEDVWASVTESDRTARWFGAWEGDAAPGRTIKMQMAYEDQAPWFDVRIDACDPPRRLALSTTDESGNWRIELLLSHTDGQTELRLVHHLDTIDEIGEMGPGWEYYLDMLVAARDGLSTPRFDDYYPAMKPYYESLPNRTDPT
- a CDS encoding GNAT family N-acetyltransferase, which produces MANTAEDMITLTSAEQDSGGSNLSGATAPDAEDLVITNNSARGIYEATIGDRTAAGLVYNEVGSRVILLATSVLPEFRGKGVAARLIGGVLDELRLQGKTATVTCPFATAFVDAHPEYADVLDPAFPPSRAAGHEH
- a CDS encoding DUF4303 domain-containing protein, which encodes MDWDSFEAAWHDSGCQTLADIAAAHPDEQLYAAAFHLFYSDGIQILPPALAANTEAAVHQTDGQSTRFAAPEWRWDVLEAASDAMRPWYHRLSEEFLAPATTDAERDAALDALDTAHDGAMARVCKAMTETARRGGIHDSLPTNFVVVILEGQRGDEEADLIRASVDPQVLVTVPELADYLREFQ